One Schlesneria paludicola DSM 18645 DNA segment encodes these proteins:
- a CDS encoding protein-glutamate methylesterase/protein-glutamine glutaminase, with translation MIKIRVLIVDDSVVARKSITEVLSADSAIEVAGVAANGKIGIAKIAQVCPDVVILDVEMPGWNGLETLTEIRKLYARLPVIMFSAWTQRGASLTLDAFARGASDYVAKPVGEFSPAEVQRTLRDQLIPKIKALCPRFKSPSNSSVRNPEKGLQQKSASRIHLAVPTANSSEGRIDVVAMGVSTGGPNALCEILPAIPKYFPVPILIVQHMPANFTEALSERLNKMSQIRVVHGTNGVSLERGTAYIAPGDFHMAVKRQSTEVVMYLNQLPPENSCRPSVDVLFRSVVEAYGAGVLGVILTGMGQDGLRGCQFIREVGGQIIAQDEKSSVVWGMPGFVAKAGLADCVLPLHQIAIEIHNRVQKHRQISHHLEVDVCS, from the coding sequence ATGATCAAGATCCGTGTACTCATTGTTGATGATTCCGTTGTGGCTCGAAAATCGATCACAGAGGTCCTTTCAGCAGACTCGGCTATTGAGGTCGCAGGCGTTGCGGCGAATGGCAAAATCGGGATCGCCAAGATCGCGCAAGTCTGTCCCGACGTCGTGATCCTGGATGTAGAGATGCCCGGCTGGAATGGGCTTGAAACCTTGACCGAAATCCGAAAGCTCTATGCCCGACTTCCGGTAATCATGTTTAGCGCGTGGACACAGCGCGGAGCGTCGTTGACACTCGATGCGTTCGCACGGGGCGCCAGCGACTATGTCGCCAAACCGGTCGGTGAATTCAGCCCGGCCGAAGTTCAACGCACGCTCAGAGATCAATTGATTCCGAAGATCAAAGCACTCTGCCCTAGATTTAAGTCGCCATCAAACTCGTCCGTGAGAAATCCCGAAAAGGGCCTTCAACAGAAATCAGCTTCTCGAATACATTTGGCTGTTCCAACGGCAAATTCTTCGGAGGGTCGAATCGACGTCGTCGCGATGGGTGTTTCGACAGGCGGTCCGAATGCGCTATGCGAGATTTTGCCCGCGATCCCAAAGTACTTTCCCGTGCCGATTCTGATTGTCCAGCACATGCCGGCAAACTTCACCGAGGCGTTGTCCGAGCGGTTGAACAAGATGTCGCAAATTCGTGTGGTCCATGGAACGAACGGGGTTTCGCTTGAGCGCGGAACGGCCTATATCGCCCCAGGTGATTTTCATATGGCCGTGAAGCGTCAATCCACCGAAGTTGTAATGTATCTGAATCAGCTTCCTCCTGAGAATTCCTGCCGCCCTTCTGTTGACGTTTTATTTCGTTCTGTGGTCGAAGCCTATGGAGCGGGTGTACTGGGAGTCATTCTGACGGGCATGGGCCAGGATGGTCTGCGCGGTTGCCAGTTCATTCGGGAGGTCGGCGGACAAATCATTGCACAAGACGAGAAATCCAGCGTGGTCTGGGGAATGCCAGGGTTCGTCGCAAAAGCTGGACTGGCCGACTGCGTGCTTCCGTTGCATCAGATCGCAATCGAAATTCACAATCGGGTGCAGAAGCATCGACAGATATCCCACCACCTGGAGGTCGACGTATGCTCGTGA
- a CDS encoding CheR family methyltransferase — protein METADFEYIRDLCHQRAAIVLDLEKSYLIESRLQPLARTEGLGTIADLVAKMRTTGYGTLHGKVIEAMTTNETSFFRDLQPFEALKKVILPELIARRSLSRQLRIWCAACSTGQEPYTIAMLIEENFPQLAAWDVKILATDLSTQVLERARSGRFNQIEVNRGLPSPLVVKYFQRNGMQWELCERVRNKVEFRQLNLIDAWPAINTMDIVFIRNVLIYFDVQTKKDILGKVRNKLRCDGYLFLGGAESTFSLDDSFVRTEVEKASIYRLKGYDDPVLPTRAVKAASVRA, from the coding sequence TTGGAAACGGCTGACTTCGAATACATTCGCGATCTCTGCCACCAACGCGCTGCAATCGTGCTCGACTTGGAAAAGAGCTATCTGATCGAGTCTCGATTGCAACCGTTGGCCCGTACCGAAGGTCTCGGCACAATCGCCGATCTCGTTGCCAAAATGCGGACAACCGGATACGGAACGCTTCACGGCAAAGTCATCGAAGCGATGACCACGAACGAAACCTCTTTTTTTCGCGATCTGCAACCATTCGAGGCGCTGAAGAAGGTGATCTTGCCAGAGCTGATTGCCCGACGTTCTCTCAGCCGTCAACTACGAATCTGGTGCGCTGCGTGTTCCACTGGCCAGGAACCATATACGATCGCGATGCTGATCGAAGAAAATTTTCCGCAACTTGCCGCGTGGGACGTGAAGATTCTGGCGACCGACCTTTCCACGCAGGTTCTGGAACGAGCTCGGTCGGGACGATTCAATCAGATTGAAGTGAATCGAGGCCTTCCTAGCCCATTGGTCGTGAAATACTTTCAGCGTAATGGCATGCAGTGGGAGTTGTGCGAACGCGTTCGAAACAAGGTTGAGTTCCGTCAACTCAACTTGATCGATGCATGGCCTGCGATCAATACGATGGATATCGTCTTCATCCGCAATGTGCTGATCTATTTTGATGTCCAAACCAAGAAAGACATTTTGGGAAAGGTCCGCAACAAATTGCGGTGCGACGGATACCTGTTCTTGGGAGGTGCCGAAAGCACCTTCAGCCTCGACGACAGCTTCGTCCGTACCGAAGTCGAGAAAGCGAGCATCTATCGCCTGAAGGGCTATGACGACCCCGTCCTGCCCACACGCGCCGTGAAGGCAGCCTCGGTTCGCGCATAG
- a CDS encoding methyl-accepting chemotaxis protein yields the protein MSILRNLSIRTKLIVLVTMFVGCLIGFGVFSSSILNYTKVNGPLYARIVQDKNLIADILPPPLYIIEANLVAHRMLIAKPPQALEALIEKYKQLRVEYNQGIEFWDNALLKGDIRDELVNRSRPPADAFFRTFEEMFIPAIIAGNTTLASELLEGPLAQTYTEHRASIDKLSKLTTESASANEKTTSTAIATRSSILTFLRFTVIVFSCAFAYAIGRGIIQQMNSTLKVVSAIAKGDLTQHLDESGNDEFARLARAVNEMIQSLKASEKNLDAASEIAAIRRIQGAVEYKLDGTIISANQTFLDATGYALSDIVGQHHDIFLEPIKRSSAEAKQFWRDLRDGQYQTGEYKCLGKDGKEIWIQASFNPVTDTNGQPAKVIEYAHDITEAVRLRQANALYAGIVEDVPINIMFADTENRIQYMNPSALSTLKLLQRMLPVPAEKLIGQSIDVFHKNPTHQRQVLGDPRNLPRHTEIAFGDETIDLMVNAVFDTKKNYLGASVVWKIVTESIARDARDKEMTTKMESVLRVVAENSSAMAAASEQLSAVSSQMSVNAEETSAQTEAVSAASEQVSRNTETVATGIEQMSASIKEIAKNATDAARVATSAVKVAEATNATIAKLGESSTEIGNVIKVITSIAQQTNLLALNATIEAARAGEAGKGFAVVANEVKELAKETAKATEDISHKIEAIQNDTRGAITAIDEISAVIHQINDISSTIASAVEEQTATTNEISRSVVEASRGTTEIAQNITSVAQAAKTTNEGALNSQCASQELARMAAELQHLVSEYNSARTETAKRTNNTPVSK from the coding sequence GTGTCGATCCTTCGAAATCTTTCAATCCGCACCAAGCTCATCGTTCTCGTCACGATGTTCGTCGGCTGCCTGATTGGCTTTGGGGTTTTCTCATCATCGATTCTCAACTACACAAAGGTGAATGGCCCATTGTATGCGAGAATTGTTCAGGACAAGAACCTGATCGCGGATATCCTGCCACCCCCGCTCTACATCATTGAAGCGAATCTCGTGGCACATCGCATGCTGATTGCGAAGCCGCCCCAAGCCCTTGAAGCATTGATTGAGAAGTACAAACAACTGAGGGTCGAATACAACCAGGGTATCGAATTTTGGGATAATGCCCTTCTCAAAGGGGACATCCGCGATGAACTGGTCAATAGATCGCGTCCCCCTGCGGACGCCTTCTTCCGAACATTCGAAGAAATGTTTATCCCTGCCATCATTGCAGGAAACACCACACTGGCATCGGAACTTCTCGAAGGTCCACTTGCGCAAACCTATACTGAGCATCGTGCGTCGATCGACAAATTGTCGAAGCTGACCACCGAAAGCGCCAGTGCGAACGAGAAGACGACCTCGACTGCGATCGCCACTCGTTCTTCAATCCTGACGTTCTTGCGATTTACCGTGATCGTCTTTTCATGTGCTTTTGCATATGCCATCGGCCGCGGCATCATTCAACAGATGAATTCGACACTAAAAGTTGTCAGCGCTATCGCGAAAGGGGACCTCACCCAGCACCTCGACGAAAGTGGAAACGACGAATTCGCGCGCCTTGCTCGCGCGGTAAACGAAATGATCCAGTCGCTGAAAGCATCGGAGAAGAATCTCGACGCCGCCAGTGAAATCGCCGCGATTCGCCGAATTCAGGGTGCCGTCGAATACAAGCTGGACGGCACGATTATTTCCGCCAACCAGACTTTCCTTGACGCAACGGGCTATGCGCTGAGCGACATCGTCGGCCAGCATCACGACATCTTCCTTGAACCAATCAAGCGGTCCAGCGCCGAAGCAAAGCAGTTCTGGCGGGATCTCCGAGATGGCCAGTATCAGACCGGCGAATATAAATGCCTCGGCAAGGATGGAAAAGAAATCTGGATTCAGGCTTCGTTCAATCCTGTTACAGATACGAATGGTCAGCCCGCGAAGGTCATTGAATATGCACATGACATTACAGAGGCCGTCAGGCTTCGGCAGGCCAACGCTCTGTATGCGGGTATTGTCGAAGATGTCCCAATCAACATCATGTTTGCAGATACCGAAAATCGAATTCAGTACATGAACCCGTCCGCCTTATCCACGCTCAAGTTGCTCCAGCGGATGCTGCCGGTGCCAGCAGAGAAATTGATTGGCCAGAGTATTGATGTCTTTCACAAGAATCCGACTCATCAGCGACAAGTCCTCGGTGATCCCAGAAATCTGCCTCGACACACCGAGATTGCTTTCGGCGACGAAACGATTGATCTCATGGTCAACGCAGTGTTCGACACCAAGAAGAATTATTTGGGTGCGTCAGTCGTTTGGAAAATCGTGACCGAATCGATTGCTCGAGATGCACGCGATAAGGAAATGACAACCAAGATGGAATCGGTGCTTCGGGTCGTGGCCGAAAATTCGTCAGCGATGGCCGCCGCGTCGGAACAGCTCTCCGCCGTCAGTTCGCAAATGAGTGTGAATGCTGAAGAGACATCAGCCCAAACAGAGGCCGTCTCGGCGGCTTCCGAACAGGTGAGTCGAAACACCGAAACCGTGGCAACCGGCATCGAACAAATGAGCGCGAGCATTAAAGAGATCGCCAAGAATGCAACGGATGCGGCCCGCGTCGCAACATCCGCCGTGAAAGTAGCCGAAGCGACCAATGCCACGATCGCGAAACTGGGTGAATCGAGTACGGAAATCGGGAATGTCATTAAGGTCATTACGTCCATCGCGCAGCAAACGAACCTCTTGGCACTGAATGCAACGATCGAAGCCGCGCGTGCTGGCGAGGCAGGCAAGGGATTCGCCGTTGTCGCGAACGAAGTGAAAGAACTCGCGAAAGAGACAGCCAAGGCGACTGAAGATATCAGCCACAAGATTGAGGCGATCCAGAACGACACTCGCGGCGCAATCACCGCCATCGACGAGATCAGCGCCGTCATCCATCAGATCAACGACATCTCAAGCACGATCGCCAGCGCTGTTGAAGAACAGACGGCGACGACGAACGAGATCAGCCGTAGCGTGGTCGAGGCGTCACGAGGCACGACAGAAATCGCTCAGAATATTACGTCCGTCGCACAGGCCGCCAAGACAACAAATGAAGGTGCACTCAACAGCCAATGCGCCTCGCAAGAGCTCGCTCGCATGGCGGCTGAACTGCAGCATCTTGTTTCTGAATACAACAGTGCACGCACTGAAACCGCCAAGCGAACAAACAACACTCCGGTGTCAAAATAA
- a CDS encoding HDOD domain-containing protein, with translation MLVSQLQLDQDAVIRSAYGLPALPQSTVRLASIVANDNVDLSDVVQVIECDPALTLKLLRVANSVYSSSSRTIGEVKDAVIRLGSGAVLGLAIGSCIQPNIASVIPGYHLSGRTFWSHSLAAAMTADILRSFTRKRISSLAFTAALLHDIGKVVLGNFLNDETLEFLARAQIDGKQSAFAAEAEILSLQHAEVGALIAQHWGLPEPLVLGIGFHHTPESCDNDLVHVTHFANAVAHRVITPGEHTNDEQVAVEQLDLTKDLKRLGLREESTNKIVSMVKERLAAVSAEFI, from the coding sequence ATGCTCGTGAGTCAATTGCAACTCGATCAGGACGCGGTCATACGGAGCGCTTATGGGTTGCCCGCGCTTCCTCAATCGACGGTTCGGCTGGCGAGCATTGTGGCCAACGACAACGTCGATCTTTCCGACGTCGTGCAGGTGATCGAATGCGACCCCGCATTAACATTAAAATTGCTACGCGTTGCGAATTCCGTCTACAGTTCCTCAAGCCGAACGATCGGTGAAGTCAAAGACGCCGTGATTCGCTTGGGAAGTGGCGCCGTCCTGGGACTCGCGATCGGTTCATGCATTCAACCCAACATCGCGAGCGTCATTCCGGGATATCATTTGTCAGGCCGTACTTTCTGGTCGCACTCGCTCGCTGCCGCGATGACGGCGGACATTTTGCGATCGTTCACTCGGAAACGGATTTCATCACTCGCGTTCACCGCGGCCCTGCTTCACGATATCGGAAAAGTGGTCCTGGGCAATTTTTTGAACGATGAAACACTGGAGTTTCTGGCAAGGGCCCAGATCGACGGAAAGCAGTCCGCTTTTGCAGCCGAGGCCGAGATCCTTTCGCTGCAACACGCTGAAGTTGGCGCGTTGATCGCTCAACACTGGGGGTTACCCGAGCCGCTCGTCCTGGGAATCGGCTTTCACCATACGCCAGAATCCTGCGACAACGATCTTGTCCACGTCACGCATTTCGCAAATGCTGTGGCGCATCGTGTAATCACACCTGGCGAACACACTAACGACGAACAGGTCGCAGTAGAACAGCTTGATCTCACGAAAGATCTAAAACGACTGGGGCTACGCGAAGAGAGTACCAACAAGATTGTCAGTATGGTCAAAGAGCGACTCGCTGCGGTGTCTGCGGAATTCATTTAG